A single genomic interval of Stenotrophomonas sp. ZAC14D1_NAIMI4_1 harbors:
- a CDS encoding TIGR00645 family protein, producing MSANRLPPSPLSNLIFASRWLQLPLYLGLIVAQCVYVFLFGKELWHLITHSVSMGEQQIMLIVLGLIDVVMISNLLVMVIVGGYETFVSRLRLENHPDQPEWLSHVNASVLKVKLAMAIIGISSIHLLKTFIGTGALGGIPLCPPERMATAAANIGEQTCATLTAEGVLWQTIIHCVFILSAIGIAWTDKLMSAGHDKAEGHAKPAGH from the coding sequence ATGAGCGCAAACCGTCTGCCGCCCTCCCCGCTGTCCAACCTGATCTTCGCCTCGCGCTGGCTGCAGCTGCCGCTGTACCTGGGCCTGATCGTGGCGCAGTGCGTCTATGTATTCCTGTTCGGCAAGGAACTGTGGCACCTGATCACGCATTCGGTGTCGATGGGCGAGCAGCAGATCATGCTGATCGTGCTGGGCCTGATCGACGTTGTGATGATTTCCAACCTGCTGGTGATGGTCATCGTGGGCGGCTACGAGACCTTCGTGTCGCGCCTGCGCCTGGAGAACCACCCGGACCAGCCGGAGTGGCTGAGCCACGTCAACGCCAGCGTGCTGAAAGTGAAGCTGGCGATGGCGATCATCGGCATCTCCTCGATCCACCTGCTGAAGACGTTCATCGGTACCGGCGCCCTGGGCGGCATTCCGCTGTGCCCGCCGGAGCGCATGGCCACCGCTGCAGCCAACATCGGCGAACAGACCTGCGCCACCCTCACCGCCGAAGGCGTGCTGTGGCAGACCATCATCCACTGCGTGTTCATCCTGTCGGCCATCGGCATCGCCTGGACCGACAAGCTGATGTCGGCCGGCCACGACAAGGCCGAGGGCCACGCCAAGCCCGCCGGGCATTGA